A stretch of DNA from Yoonia sp. BS5-3:
TGATAAGACGCGGATCCCTGCTTTACCGCCCAGTTCTTTTGATGTTGCAGCGGTGACCGCAACATCAAAAGATATATTCTGTACTCTGCGCATCGTGTAATTCCTACTACCAGATAGATACACGTCAGACCCTGACTGCGCCGACGGCGGATTTATCAGTATTTGCTCATCTGCATACTTTGACTGAAGTTCAGACGTCGCATCGGCGATCGCTGCGATCGTCTCGGATATAAATTCTTTTAGTTCCAATGCATGTCCTCCTTCGACACTGCTTATCACAAAATTTGCCGATAAAAAAACGCCCCGCAGTTCCCTGCGAGGCGTCTTGAAATCAAGCCGGTAAGTCGGGGTTAGCCCGACAAAGCATTTAGCCTTTTTCTTCGATGATCTCGACCATATGGCTGATCGAATTCACCATGCCGCGGACGGAAGGGGTGTCTTCCAGTTCGCGGGTGCGGTTCATTTTGTTCAGGCCCAGACCGATCAGCGTTGCGCGCTGTTTTGCGGGGCGACGGATGGGCGAGCCCACCTGTTTGACAACGATTGTTTTAGCCATCTGTCTGCTTCCTTATGCTTCAGCTTCGGCAGGGGCAGGCGCAGCCTCTTCCCGCTTGGGCAGGATATCAGCAACCTTCTTGCCACGACGCTGGGCCACATTGCGCGGGCTCTGCTCTTTTTGCAGGCCGTTCATGGTGGCGCGGATCATGTTGTAAGGGTTCTGCGAGCCGATGGACTTGGACACAACGTCCTTAACGCCCAGCATTTCAAACACGGCACGCATCGGACCACCGGCGATGATACCAGTACCCTCTGGGGCGGTGCGCATAACGACTTTACCAGCGCCGTGGCGGCCCTGCATGTCGTGGTGCAATGTCCGTCCGTCGCGCAGTGGCACGCGGATCATCTGGCGCTTGGCTTGCTCTGTGGCCTTACGGATCGCCTCAGGAACTTCCTTGGCTTTACCCTTGCCAAAGCCGACACGGCCTTTCTGGTCACCTACAACAACAAGTGCGGCAAAACCGAAGTTCTTACCACCTTTGGTCGTCTTGGATACCCGGTTGATGGCGACCAGACGGTCGGCAAACTCGGGCGCTTGCTCTTCACGGTTACGGCCACGGCCGCGGTTTTCACGTTCTGCCATCTAGGGCATCCTTTTGCTGTGGGCCGCGCGCGGCCCGTTGTCCAATCCAAGTGTCCCGGACCTGATCCGGGACCTCGATCATCGAAGGTGGGTTTCACCCACCCTACAGGTCGTTGGTAGGGTGGGTGAAACCCACCGCCACCTTTAGATTTTCAGACCACCTTCACGGGCAGCTTCGGCCAAAGCCTTGATCTTGCCATGAAAGAGGAAACCACCACGGTCGAAATAGGCAACTTCGACACCAGCTTTCTTGGCACGCTCTGCAATTGCAGTGCCCACTTTGGTCGCGGCTTCGATGTTGTTCTTTCCAACCACGCCCAGTGCTTTTTCGAGCGACGAAGCCGAGGCGATAGTCACGCCGTTGACGTCGTCGATCAGCTGGACGCTGATGTTTTTGTTGCTGCGATGTACCGACAAACGGGCGCGGCCCTGGTTGGCGGTGACGCTGCGCAGCTTGTTCCGAACGCGCATACGGCGCTTCAGAAACAATTGTCTCTTGCTGTTTGCCATTACTTCTTCTTCCCTTCTTTGCGGAAGATATATTCGCCTTTGTACTTGATACCCTTGCCTTTATAGGGCTCGGGCTTACGCCATTCGCGGATGTTCGCCGCAACCTGGCCGACAAGCTGTTGGTCAATACCTTCAACGATCACATCAGTTGGCTTGGGGGCGGTCACTGTGACACCCTCAGGCACTTCGAAGTTCACGTCGTGGCTGTAACCCAGCGACAGTTTCAACACGTTACCCTGCATTTGCGCACGATACCCAACACCGGACAGCTCAAGCTCTTTCTTGAAGCCGTTGGTGACGCCTTCCACAAGGTTGGCCACCTGGGTGCGGCTCATGCCCCACTGCTGGCGGGCGCGCTTGGACTTACCGCGCGGATCGACGGACACAGCGTCGCCATCAACCGTGATGGTGACATCATCTGTGGCCGTAAAGCTACGGGTGCCCTTGGGGCCCTTCACTTCAATGGTCTGGCCGCTGACCGAGGCACTCACACCTGCAGGCAGCTCAACCGGTTTTTTACCAATACGAGACATCGAATTCTCCTTAGAATACGGTGCAAAGCACTTCGCCACCAACATTGGCAGCACGCGCTTTTGCATCCGACATCACACCCTGCGGGGTAGAGACAATCGACACGCCCAGGCCCTGACGGACAGATGGGATGTCATTTGCGCCCATGTACACGCGACGACCGGGTTTTGAGACCCGCTTGACTTCGCGAATAACAGGAGTGCCCTCGTAGTATTTCAGCTCGATGTTGAAAGCAGGGTGGCCATCTTTGCCGTCCTTCTTTTCATATCCGCGGATGTAGCCTTCGTCAGAAAGCACATCCAGCACCCAGCCGCGCAGTTTGGACGCAGGTGTTTCCACCGCTGCCTTGCCGCGCATTTGGCCGTTGCGGATACGTGTGAGCATATCACCGATAGGATCGTTCATAATATGTGCTCCTTACCAGCTTGACTTGACCATGCCGGGGATCTCGCCATTGGAACCAAGGTCCCGCAGCGCAATCCGGCTGATCTTCAGTTTACGGTAATAGGCGTGTGGACGCCCGGTCAGCTGGCAACGGTTGTGCAAACGGGTCGCAGAAGAGTTCCGGGGCAGTTTTGCCAGTTCAAGGGTTGCCTTGAAACGCTCTTCCACAGGGACTTCTTTGTCGTTGATGATTGCCTTCAAGGCGGCACGCTTTTCGGCATACTGCTTGACCAGCTTTTCACGCTTCACTTCGCGTGCGATCATGGATTTCTTAGCCATATCTAATTTCCCCTCAGCTGTTGAACGGCATGTTGAAGTGCTTCAACAGTGCCTTTGCTTCAGCGTCAGTGTTCGCTGTTGTGCAGATGACGATGTCCATGCCCCAGTTCTCATCGATCTTGTCAAAGTCGATCTCGGGGAACACCAGATGCTCTTTCAGGCCGGTGGCATAGTTGCCGCGACCGTCAAAAGACTTGCCAGATACGCCGCGGAAGTCACGGATACGAGGCATAGCAACAGTGATCAGACGATCCAGGAATTCAAACATACGGTCGCCGCGCAAAGTGACCTTTGCACCAAGGGGCATGTCTTCACGAACGCGGAAACCAGCGATAGATTTCTTGGCGCGCGTTGTCATGGCCTTCTGACCGGCGATGATAGTCAGATCTTCCTGAGCGGATTTTGCTTTCTTGCTGTCACGAACAGCTTCAGCACCGCAGCCGATATTCAGGACAATCTTGTCCAGCTTCGGGATCTGCATGTCGTTTTTATACCCAAACTCTTCTTTCAGAGCAGCCCGGATTGTACCGGTATATTGGGTCTTCAGGCGGGGGGTGTAGTTTGCAGCGTCAAGCATCAGATCGCATCCCCTGTTGTCTTGGCATAACGAACCTTGTTGTCGCCATCCATACGGAAGCCAACGCGGGTCGCTTTGCCATTTGCATCAACAATCGCTAGGTTGCTCAGCTGGATTGGCATCGCCTTGGGCGTACGGCCACCTTGTGAGGTCTGAGATTGCTTTGTGTGACGGATAGAGATGTTGACGCCATCGACAACAGCCTTGCCAGTTTTCGGGTCAACCGACGAAATCTCGCCTGTTTTACCCTTGTCCTTACCGGCCAGGACGATGACCTTGTCACCTTTACGGAGTTTGGCAGCCATGATTACAGCACCTCCGGAGCAAGCGAGATGATCTTCATGAAGTTCTTTGCGCGCAGTTCGCGAACGACTGGGCCAAAGATACGGGTGCCGATCGGCTCACCGTTATTGTTGAGGATCACAGCAGCGTTGCTGTCAAAACGGATGGCGGTGCCATCTTCGCGGCGAACTTCTTTGGCGGTGCGTACGACGACGGCCTTACGGACGTCACCTTTCTTTACGCGACCGCGTGGAATGGCTTCCTTCACCGATACGACAATGATGTCTCCAACACTGGCGTAACGACGGTGGGAACCACCCAGAACCTTGATGCACTGAACACGGCGGGCGCCGCTATTGTCAGCAACATCCAGATTGGTCTGCATCTGGATCATTTGGTTTCTCCGACCTTTGGGGGAATGCCGATTTCTGACCGGCGCCCCAGGGTTTCATTAAACCGGGTGTGATGGCCTTAAGAGGCAATCACCTCCCAGCGTTTCGTCTTCGACTTGGGGGCACATTCCTGAATGCGGACTGTGTCACCAACGTTGAATGCGTTGTTCTCGTCATGGGCCCGGTACTTTTTGGACTTACGGACGGTCTTTTGCAGCAGCGGGTGCTTAAAGCGGCGCTCAACCGAAACAGTGACGGTCTGGGCGTTCTGGTTGCTTGTAACAACCCCTTGCAGGATACGCTTAGGCATAGTGTTAAGCCTCCGATGCTGCTGCAGCAGCTTTTTCGTTCAGAATTGTTTTGACCTTCGCGGCGTTACGACGTGCTTTACGCATCGCAGCTGTGTTTTCCATCTGGCCTGTGGCCTGCTGGAAGCGCAGGTTAAAGGATTCTTTCTTCAGATTTGCCAGCTCATCACGAAGCTGATCGGGAGTTTTCTCCCGCAGTTCTTTGGCATCCATTGCCTTGGTCCTTTCAACATCACCGGTGGGCCGTTTGATACGTCACCCGATTCCCGGTGGAGGGGTATAGAAGTGCGCCGTATAGGGGGGAGGAAGAGTTGGCAAGCCTTGAAATAGACTGGGAGAATATTCTCGGTACCGCCGATCTGTTTAGGCTTCATTAATTGTGCAAAAGGCACCATATATCAACCGCGAGGTTACGGCATCAAATTGAGAAGGAGGTCAAATTGGGAAAATCTTCAACAGTACGGTCTCCGGTCAACGGAGGCTGGGTCGCCCGCAGCGCAAAGACCGGTCGTTTTATCGAAGTTCACAACGGCAACGGCAAAAGCGTTGCGCGTGCGACCACATCAAAAGTTGTAAAGGAGGCTTCAGCCAAACGCAGCGCCGCGCTGAAGCGTTTGGCTGATCGCTAGGAGACACTATAAGGTCACGCTAGCAGACGCATTTACGGCGCATGATGAAGCTTTGACATATGGCGGCTTGGATGGTGTGACCAGCCTCCACTTAATCGAATCTGGCTTGTCGCGCCCTTACTCAGGATATCATCGTTTTATCTACAGTAAGGCTGCTGCATTACTGCACAGTATGATCAACAATCATGGATTCACAGACGGAAATAAGCGAACGGCGTGGTTGTTGGTCGAAATCCTGATCTAAAGAAGCGGCTACACGCTCAATATCGATGACGACGCACCTGTGGATGACTTTGTTGTATCCGTCGCCGACAATCAAATGAATTTTGACCAAATCAGCGATTGGTTCATGCACAGAATTGAAAGCCAGTAGTTTTCGCAACGTCAGCGAACCAAACAGCACAACGCTACCACGTCTAGCACCGTCACACGCGACACCACCGTTCCAAACGCCTTCCAGGTCAGGCGTTCCCCTCGGCACACAATCCCAGGCCGTCCCGGACTTGATCCGGGACCTCTACCCCCCCCCAAAAAAAAACCGGGCCCAAGCAACGCCCGCCACCTTAACCTCTCTCCGCCGCATATACCGATACATACGCTCTCTGTACGGCATCTGTACGCATTGCATAACGCCATATCCCTTGTTTCCATGGCCGTTAACCATGTTTAGGCAGAAATGCGGTCTCCGCCCCCTCGCCCTGCCCGATCCGACAGGCTATGAAGCCCCATGCCCGATATTAAATCCCTCTTCGCGACCCGCCTCTACCATGCCCCCCTCTCGGCCCACACGCCGACGATTGACCAAGATGAGCTGGAAAATTCCTGCCTCGTAATCGCCGGTGATGATGAGGCCGGTCAGGACTGGTGCGAGGCCAATGATTTTCCCGGATATACCTCTTATGCGTCGCTGACTGATCTGCCTTGGCGGTTTCCAATCTTTGCTGATCTGGTCAAAGCGCTCGATGCACATGTCATTGAATTTGCAAAGGATTTGCAATTTGATCTCGGTGACGGGAAACTGGTTCTTGATAGTCTGTGGATCAATATCCTGCCCGAAGGCGGCATCCATACCAGCCACATCCATCCCCATTCCGTGATCAGCGGCACGACCTATGTAGCGATGCCGGAAGGGGCCAGCGCGATCAAATTCGAAGACCCGCGCTCTGCCATGATGATGGCCGCCCCCACACGGCAAAAGGACGCCAGGGACGAGCTGAAATCCTTCTTTTACGTCGCCCCCGCCGTGGGTGACGTGTTGCTTTGGGAAAGCTGGCTTCGCCACGAAGTGCCCATGAACATGGCCGAGGAAGAGCGGATTTCGGTCAGCTTCAACTATGGATGGGAAAAATAGCGCAGCCTTATCAATGCGTTACAAAATACGATCCAAATGCGTATAACCCCCATCGACAAAGCACCATTGGCCCGTCGTATGTCCACTGCGCGCCGATAACAGGAACAAAACCTGATTGGCCAGCTCCGCCGGTTCTGTCATCCGTCGGCCCAATGGAATGCGATCCGTAATCTCCCGTTTCGCCGCCTCAGGATCGTCAAACGTCTCTAGCCAGCGGGCATATAATGGTGTCATGGATTCAGCCGGAATGACCGCATTCACCCGGATCCCATCTGGCGCCAAAGCCGCCGCCCATTCGCGGGTCAGCGCCAATTGCGCGCCTTTCGCTGCCGCATAAGCCGATGTGGCGCCCTGCCCCGTCACAGCAGTTTTCGACGAGATGTTGACGATCGCCCCCCTGCTGTTGCGCAGATGTGGTAGACACAGATGCGCGAGCGTATAGTAATGGGTCAGGTTCTGTCCGATAGATCGACGAAACGCGTCCGGCCCGGCCTCTAGCCCAACCTTGTCATTCGCCCCCGCATTATTCACCAGCCCATAGATCCCGCCAAGCAGCGATACGGCCTGCGCCACCGCCGCAGCGCATTGCGCGTCATCGGTCAATTCGGTCTGGATCAGCATGGCTTTGGGCGATTTTTCCTGCAGTGCCGCAAGCCAACCCGCATCAGCAGCACGGCGGGCCAGGATCACCGGGATAGCGCCCTCCTCGGCCAAGCCTTCACAGATGGCAGCCCCAATGCCCGACGCACCGCCCGAGACCAAAACCACCTTGTTTCGCAGACCTAAATCCATCCGTTATCCCCCCGTAAATGCATAGTCCGCCAAGGATTGCGCATGCATTTCAATCGAAAACCCCGGTGCGGTGGGCGGCATATAGGCCGCATCGCGGATGACGCAGGGATCGCGGAAATGTTCATGCAAATGGTCCACATATTCAATCACGCGGCCCTCATAAGTGCCTGCGATACAAAGGTAATCGATCATCGACATATGCTGAACATATTCGCAAAGACCAACCCCGCCCGCGTGGGGGCACACCTTAAGCCCATGTTTGGCGGCCATCAGCATAACGGCCAATACCTCGTTTAGGCCGCCCAGACGGCAGCTGTCAATCTGCACCACGTCAATCGCGCCCTCCATGATGAACTGTTTGAAAACAATGCGGTTTTGGCACATCTCGCCAGTGGCCACCTGCACGGGGGATACGGCTTCGCGGATTTTGCGATGCCCGGCGATGTCATCAGGGCTGGTCGGCTCTTCGATGAACCAGGGCTGGACAAAGGACAGTTTCTTGACCCAGTCAATCGCTTCATCGACCTCCCATACCTGATTGGCATCGATCATCAGATGAACGTCAGGGCCACATTCATCACGGGCGATTGTCAGGCGACGGATATCATCATCCAGATCGCGCCCAACCTTCATTTTGATATGGCGGAAACCGGCATCCACGGCCTCGCGGCAAAGACGGCGCAGTTTGGCATCATCATAACCAAGCCACCCGGCAGAGGTGGTGTAACACGGATAGCCAGACGCCTTTAATGCGGCGACACGTGCCGATTTTCCGGCCGCTTGCTGCGTAAGAAAATCCACAGCCCATTCAGGCGTGATGCAATCGGTCAGATAGCGAAAATCGATGCAGCGCACCAATTCGGCAGGAGTCATGTCTGCGACCAATTGCCAAACAGGTTTGCCCACAGCCTTAGCCCATAAGTCCCACGCGGCATTCACAACAGCGCCAGTCGCCAGATGGATCGCGCCCTTGTCTGGGCCAATCCAACGCAGTTGACTGTCCGAGGTGACATGCCGCCAAAAACGGCCCATATCCTCGGCAATCCAATCAAGCGAAAGGCCAACGACCAATGGGCGCAGGGCCTCGATTGCGGCGATGCAAATCTCATTGCCGCGTCCGATGGTGAATGTCAGACCATGCCCCTCAAGCGCCCCATCGGTTTCCAGAATGACGTAGGCGGCCGAGTAATCCGGATCAGGGTTCATCGCATCCGATCCATCCAGCGCATCCGAGGTCGGGAACCGGACATCGACGCTCCGCAGGCCAGTGATTCGGGTCATGCCGGGCGGACCTTTTGTGTCTGTACACCCAGCTTATCGATGCCAAGGCGCATGACCTCACCGCCTTTCAGATAGACCGGTGGGGTCTGCCCCATGCCTACGCCGGGCGGTGTCCCGGTTGAGATAATATCGCCCGGCTGCAACGACATAAATCGCGAGCAATAGGAAATCAGATGCGGCACCTTATAGACCATCGTGGCTGTGCTGCCGTCCTGATAGCGATGGCCATCCACCTCGCACCACATTTTCAGATTGTCATAGTCACCGACCTCATCGGGGGTAACAAGCCACGGGCCGGTCGGGCCAAAAGTATCGCAGCCCTTGCCCTTGTCCCAGGTGCCTGCCCGCTCAATCTGGAATTCGCGTTCTGAGACATCATTGACGACGCAAAACCCGGCCACATGGTTCAGCGCATCAGGCTCTTCAATATAGCTGCCGCCCGTGCCGATGATAACGCCCAGCTCGACCTCCCAATCGGTTTTGACGGAACCGCGAGGGATCTGCACATCATCATCCGGCCCCACAATGGCCGAGGTCCATTTGTTGAAAATCACCGGCTCTGGCGGGACGTCAAGACCGCTTTCTTCGGCGTGATCGGCATAGTTCAGACCAATACAGATGAATTTCCCTGTGGCGCCGACACAAGGGCCGAGGCGCAGATCACCCTGCGCTGTACCGGGCACCGCAGGCAGCGATTGTGGATCAATTGCGGCGATCTTTTTCAGGCTATCCGGCGCCAAGGCATCCCCTGACAAATCAGGGATCAACTGGCTTAGATCACGGACGATACCGTCCTCATCCAGCAGCCCCGGTTTTTCCTGGCCGCTTGGCCCGTAGCGCAAAAGTTTCATGATAGTCCCTTGGAATATAGTGCAGGTGACCCGGGGCTGTCCCCCGGATCACCCGATTTGCCTGTTTAGTCGTAAAGAACGGCGGCGATTTGCGGCTCGTCCATGTTGCCGGCGTCATAATAGTAAAAGCCGGTATCGATGATCTCGGGCACGGTTTCGCCATTGATGGTCATCACCGCGGCTTTCACGGTTTCATAACCGATGCCAACCGGGTTCTGGGTGATCGCGCCCGCCATCAGACCAGAGCGCACAGCGTCTTTCTGCGCAGCCCCGCTATCGTAGCCAATGATCACAATGTCCGCCCCGCTTTCGGTGACGCCGTTCACCACCCCAATGGCCGAGCCTTCATTGGCGCCAAAAATCCCCTTGATATCGGGGTTCGCCGTCAGGATTGATTTGGTGATTTCGGTTGAGATCAGGTGATCACCACCGCCATACTGGATCGAGACGATTTCGATATCAGGATATTTCTCGGCGACCTGATTGACGAAACCATCCACCCGCTCAATCCCGGTGACACTGGTCTGGTCATGCGAAATAATCGCGACTTTCCCTGCGCCGCCGATGGCTTCGGCCATCTTATCTGCGGCCAGCGCCGCCGAGGCGAGGTTATCGGTAGTGCAGGTGGTCACAGGCAAATCACTGGCCACGCCGCTGTCAAAAGCGATGATCGGTACGCCGGCTGCATCGATTTCACGCAGCATGGGGATTGAGGCCTGACTGTCGACAGCGGCAAAACCAATCGCTGCCGGGTTCTTGGCCAGAGCCGCCGCCAACATGTCGATCTGCCGGTCAACCTGCCCTTCATTGTCGGGGCCTTCGAAGGTAACATCGACGCCGAATTCTTCGGCGGCCTGTTCCGAGCCCAGCTTGACCGCCTGCCAGAACTGGTGTGAAAATCCCTTTGAGATCAGCGGAATATAATGCCGTGTCTGACCAACAGCGACTGTCACACTGGCCAAAACGGTGGTCGCACTCAAGCTTCCAATCATTGTTCTTCTGTTCATCATTATTTGGTTCCTCCCTTAGAATGATGATGTGATGAATGCCGCTTCACGCG
This window harbors:
- the rplF gene encoding 50S ribosomal protein L6, coding for MSRIGKKPVELPAGVSASVSGQTIEVKGPKGTRSFTATDDVTITVDGDAVSVDPRGKSKRARQQWGMSRTQVANLVEGVTNGFKKELELSGVGYRAQMQGNVLKLSLGYSHDVNFEVPEGVTVTAPKPTDVIVEGIDQQLVGQVAANIREWRKPEPYKGKGIKYKGEYIFRKEGKKK
- the rplE gene encoding 50S ribosomal protein L5 → MLDAANYTPRLKTQYTGTIRAALKEEFGYKNDMQIPKLDKIVLNIGCGAEAVRDSKKAKSAQEDLTIIAGQKAMTTRAKKSIAGFRVREDMPLGAKVTLRGDRMFEFLDRLITVAMPRIRDFRGVSGKSFDGRGNYATGLKEHLVFPEIDFDKIDENWGMDIVICTTANTDAEAKALLKHFNMPFNS
- a CDS encoding L-fuconate dehydratase encodes the protein MTRITGLRSVDVRFPTSDALDGSDAMNPDPDYSAAYVILETDGALEGHGLTFTIGRGNEICIAAIEALRPLVVGLSLDWIAEDMGRFWRHVTSDSQLRWIGPDKGAIHLATGAVVNAAWDLWAKAVGKPVWQLVADMTPAELVRCIDFRYLTDCITPEWAVDFLTQQAAGKSARVAALKASGYPCYTTSAGWLGYDDAKLRRLCREAVDAGFRHIKMKVGRDLDDDIRRLTIARDECGPDVHLMIDANQVWEVDEAIDWVKKLSFVQPWFIEEPTSPDDIAGHRKIREAVSPVQVATGEMCQNRIVFKQFIMEGAIDVVQIDSCRLGGLNEVLAVMLMAAKHGLKVCPHAGGVGLCEYVQHMSMIDYLCIAGTYEGRVIEYVDHLHEHFRDPCVIRDAAYMPPTAPGFSIEMHAQSLADYAFTGG
- the rpmD gene encoding 50S ribosomal protein L30, whose translation is MAKTIVVKQVGSPIRRPAKQRATLIGLGLNKMNRTRELEDTPSVRGMVNSISHMVEIIEEKG
- a CDS encoding Fic family protein translates to MTSLHLIESGLSRPYSGYHRFIYSKAAALLHSMINNHGFTDGNKRTAWLLVEILI
- the rpsH gene encoding 30S ribosomal protein S8, whose protein sequence is MNDPIGDMLTRIRNGQMRGKAAVETPASKLRGWVLDVLSDEGYIRGYEKKDGKDGHPAFNIELKYYEGTPVIREVKRVSKPGRRVYMGANDIPSVRQGLGVSIVSTPQGVMSDAKARAANVGGEVLCTVF
- the rplR gene encoding 50S ribosomal protein L18; the protein is MANSKRQLFLKRRMRVRNKLRSVTANQGRARLSVHRSNKNISVQLIDDVNGVTIASASSLEKALGVVGKNNIEAATKVGTAIAERAKKAGVEVAYFDRGGFLFHGKIKALAEAAREGGLKI
- a CDS encoding TIGR02466 family protein, giving the protein MPDIKSLFATRLYHAPLSAHTPTIDQDELENSCLVIAGDDEAGQDWCEANDFPGYTSYASLTDLPWRFPIFADLVKALDAHVIEFAKDLQFDLGDGKLVLDSLWINILPEGGIHTSHIHPHSVISGTTYVAMPEGASAIKFEDPRSAMMMAAPTRQKDARDELKSFFYVAPAVGDVLLWESWLRHEVPMNMAEEERISVSFNYGWEK
- a CDS encoding SDR family oxidoreductase, with the translated sequence MDLGLRNKVVLVSGGASGIGAAICEGLAEEGAIPVILARRAADAGWLAALQEKSPKAMLIQTELTDDAQCAAAVAQAVSLLGGIYGLVNNAGANDKVGLEAGPDAFRRSIGQNLTHYYTLAHLCLPHLRNSRGAIVNISSKTAVTGQGATSAYAAAKGAQLALTREWAAALAPDGIRVNAVIPAESMTPLYARWLETFDDPEAAKREITDRIPLGRRMTEPAELANQVLFLLSARSGHTTGQWCFVDGGYTHLDRIL
- the rpsQ gene encoding 30S ribosomal protein S17, translating into MPKRILQGVVTSNQNAQTVTVSVERRFKHPLLQKTVRKSKKYRAHDENNAFNVGDTVRIQECAPKSKTKRWEVIAS
- the rplX gene encoding 50S ribosomal protein L24; translated protein: MAAKLRKGDKVIVLAGKDKGKTGEISSVDPKTGKAVVDGVNISIRHTKQSQTSQGGRTPKAMPIQLSNLAIVDANGKATRVGFRMDGDNKVRYAKTTGDAI
- a CDS encoding fumarylacetoacetate hydrolase family protein; translated protein: MKLLRYGPSGQEKPGLLDEDGIVRDLSQLIPDLSGDALAPDSLKKIAAIDPQSLPAVPGTAQGDLRLGPCVGATGKFICIGLNYADHAEESGLDVPPEPVIFNKWTSAIVGPDDDVQIPRGSVKTDWEVELGVIIGTGGSYIEEPDALNHVAGFCVVNDVSEREFQIERAGTWDKGKGCDTFGPTGPWLVTPDEVGDYDNLKMWCEVDGHRYQDGSTATMVYKVPHLISYCSRFMSLQPGDIISTGTPPGVGMGQTPPVYLKGGEVMRLGIDKLGVQTQKVRPA
- the rpmC gene encoding 50S ribosomal protein L29; its protein translation is MDAKELREKTPDQLRDELANLKKESFNLRFQQATGQMENTAAMRKARRNAAKVKTILNEKAAAAASEA
- the rpsE gene encoding 30S ribosomal protein S5, which encodes MAERENRGRGRNREEQAPEFADRLVAINRVSKTTKGGKNFGFAALVVVGDQKGRVGFGKGKAKEVPEAIRKATEQAKRQMIRVPLRDGRTLHHDMQGRHGAGKVVMRTAPEGTGIIAGGPMRAVFEMLGVKDVVSKSIGSQNPYNMIRATMNGLQKEQSPRNVAQRRGKKVADILPKREEAAPAPAEAEA
- the rpsN gene encoding 30S ribosomal protein S14, whose protein sequence is MAKKSMIAREVKREKLVKQYAEKRAALKAIINDKEVPVEERFKATLELAKLPRNSSATRLHNRCQLTGRPHAYYRKLKISRIALRDLGSNGEIPGMVKSSW
- a CDS encoding ABC transporter substrate-binding protein, with product MSATTVLASVTVAVGQTRHYIPLISKGFSHQFWQAVKLGSEQAAEEFGVDVTFEGPDNEGQVDRQIDMLAAALAKNPAAIGFAAVDSQASIPMLREIDAAGVPIIAFDSGVASDLPVTTCTTDNLASAALAADKMAEAIGGAGKVAIISHDQTSVTGIERVDGFVNQVAEKYPDIEIVSIQYGGGDHLISTEITKSILTANPDIKGIFGANEGSAIGVVNGVTESGADIVIIGYDSGAAQKDAVRSGLMAGAITQNPVGIGYETVKAAVMTINGETVPEIIDTGFYYYDAGNMDEPQIAAVLYD
- the rplN gene encoding 50S ribosomal protein L14, yielding MIQMQTNLDVADNSGARRVQCIKVLGGSHRRYASVGDIIVVSVKEAIPRGRVKKGDVRKAVVVRTAKEVRREDGTAIRFDSNAAVILNNNGEPIGTRIFGPVVRELRAKNFMKIISLAPEVL